The DNA region GCACCACCCGAGCTGGTGACACCGGATACCTGGCACCAAAGCCTCGCCAGCGACCTGCGATCCAGCACCTCGTCGCTTGAGAAGTGGTGGACCAAGCTCAACGATCCGACTCTGGACGAGCTGATCGAAAAGTCCGCCGATGCGAACCCGAGCGTGAAAATCGCGTTGGAGCGGGTGGTGGAAGCACGTGCCGCCCGTCGGGTCGCCCGTAGCGCGCTGTTCCCATCAGTCGATGGGGAAGGGGGAGTGAGCCGCAGTAAGAGCAGTGCGAATACCGAGCCCCGATCACCCTTCGGTGGTCAGGAGTTCGACCAGTGGACCGCGGGCGCAAACGCCGGATGGGAACTCGACTTCTTTGGCGGTGTCCGCCGCGCGGTGGAATCCGCAGACGCTTCGGCTGAGGCCATCGAAGAGGCCTACCGCGACACCATGGTGACCTTGTACGCGGAAGTCGCTCAAAGTTATATCGATATTCGCACATTCGAGCGTCGGCTGGAGTTGGCCCAGAACAACATCGAGGTCCAAAGGTCTTCGCTCGGGATCGCCGAAGAGCGTTTCGGTGCCGGACTCGTCCCCGAGTTGGACGTCAGTCAGGCCCGCTCCATCCTCGCCAGCACCCGTGCCGCGATCCCATTCCTGCGCGAGCAACGCACCTTGGCCATCAACCGCCTCGCCGCTCTGCTGGGTACTTATCCAAACGAAGCGGAGAAACTGATCGCCAAATCACGTGGTATCCCTTCGCCCGGAGCGAACGCCGGCATCGGCTTGCCCGCCGACCTGCTGCGCTCGCGACCGGATGTTCGCCAGGCAGAGCGCGAACTCGCAGCCCAGACCGCCCGCATTGGTGTGGCCGAGGCAGATCTCTATCCACGTTTTGCGCTGGGTGGAACGTTCGCCTTCCAGTCGGCAAATGGATCGAACCTCTTGGATTCGGACTCCAGCACCTACTCGTTCGGACCCTCATTCCGCTGGAACCTGTTCAACGCGGGCCGTGTCCGCAATCTGGTGAAAATTGAGGAATCACGCACCAAACAAGCGCTCTACGCTTACGAAAACGCCGTGCTCAAAGGCGTGGAGGATGTCGAAAACAATCTCGCATCCACCTACCACGAGCGCGATCGCTATCGTGCCCTCGTGAACGCAGTCGATGCCGCCCAACAAACCGTGGATCTGGTAACCACCAGCTACACCGAAGGTCTGGTGGACTTCCAAAATGTACTCGACGCCCAGCGCACCATTCTCACGCGTCAGGATGAGGCCGCCGTCAGCAAGGGCCGCATCGCCAGTGCCTACGTCCGCCTGTACAAGGCACTCGGTGGAGGCACCAAAATGAGCAAAGAGATAACAAAATAGGCCGCCCCCTCGGTCTACTTTTTTCGCTGTGTGACGAGGTCTGCAGTGGCTGAGGCGTCCTGTCGTTCGTAACCAATGACAACGTCTCGATCCACCACGCTCATGACCCGACAACACATCATAGTCTCACTCGCCGCTGTGGCGGCGGTTTTCACCATCTGCGGCTGCGGCGGGAAAAACGAATACGCGCCACCACCGACCGCTCCACCGGTGACGGTAACCACCCCGGAGATTCGTGACGAAGTGGTCTATCGCACGTTCCCTGCGACCACGGCGGGTGTGGCGGAAGTGGATATCCGGGCCAGGGTGCGCGGAGTGCTTGAGGAGCGCACCTTCCAAGAGGGTGCTGTCGTTAAAGAAGGGGAGCGGTTGTTCCTCATCGAGCAGGACCAATACGAGGCCGCGGTGCAAGCGGCCACTGCCGATGTCAGCCGCGCCAAGGCCGCCTTGGATCTGGCCAAGACGAACCTCGGGCGCCTCCAGCGCGCCGGTGCACGTGCCGTCTCCGAGCTCGACATCGAGACCGCCCAAGCCCAGGTCGCCGAAGCGCAGGCCGTACTCAACCAAGCCGAA from Sulfuriroseicoccus oceanibius includes:
- a CDS encoding efflux transporter outer membrane subunit, coding for MSSRIRIPSIAGAMAAPLAALALNSCMIVGENYAPPELVTPDTWHQSLASDLRSSTSSLEKWWTKLNDPTLDELIEKSADANPSVKIALERVVEARAARRVARSALFPSVDGEGGVSRSKSSANTEPRSPFGGQEFDQWTAGANAGWELDFFGGVRRAVESADASAEAIEEAYRDTMVTLYAEVAQSYIDIRTFERRLELAQNNIEVQRSSLGIAEERFGAGLVPELDVSQARSILASTRAAIPFLREQRTLAINRLAALLGTYPNEAEKLIAKSRGIPSPGANAGIGLPADLLRSRPDVRQAERELAAQTARIGVAEADLYPRFALGGTFAFQSANGSNLLDSDSSTYSFGPSFRWNLFNAGRVRNLVKIEESRTKQALYAYENAVLKGVEDVENNLASTYHERDRYRALVNAVDAAQQTVDLVTTSYTEGLVDFQNVLDAQRTILTRQDEAAVSKGRIASAYVRLYKALGGGTKMSKEITK